CAGTGCGTTCACCTGATCCTGTGCCTCCCGCAGGGCCTGGCGCAGTTGATCGGTTAGCATGCTGGGATTGGGGGACGAGGCTGGCATGATCGTCTCAGGTCTGGAATCCACTCGATTATCCATAGAGCAATGCAAGGCGAACAGCGCGCGCGGACAATTTTTCTCTGGTTGTGGACGCTGATCACAGCGGCCAAGCTGGTGGTGGCCGCGCGCCTGCCGCTGTTCGTCGATGAGGCGTTCTATTGGCAGGAAGGCCAGCACCTGGCCGCTGCCTATTCCGACCTGCCGGGGCTGACGGCGTGGCTTGCACGCCTGGGCGTGGAGATCGGTGGCCATCACGTACTCGCATTGCGCCTGCCGTTCCTGGCCATCGGTGCGCTGCTGCCGTTGCTGGTGGTGCGCATCGCCACACGCTGGTTCGGCAACGTGGCCGGTTGGCAGGCGGGCAGCCTGACCCTGCTGATGCCACTGTCGGCCACGCTGGGCCTGCTGGCGGTGCCGGATGTGCCGATGGCACTGGCCGCGGTGATCTGCCTGCATGCAGGCGCACGCCTGCTGCACAGCGTGGATGCGTCGTCGGCGATGAAGCTGGCGCTGGGCCTGCTGATCGGTGCGCTCAGCCACTACCGTTTCATCGGTGTCATCGGTGTCGGTTTCATTGCGCTGCTGGCGTTGCCGCAGGGTCGCCGCATGCTGGCCGACCCGCGCGTATGGGTGGCGCTGGCGGTGGGTGTATTGGCCTGGCTGCCGTTGCTGGCGTGGAATGCAGACAACCATGATGCCGGCCTGAAGTTCCAGGTGGTCGAGCGCCACCCGTGGACGTTCGAGTGGGAGGGGCTGTGGTTCCTGGTGATCCAGCCGATGCTGGTGACCCCGATCCTGTGCATCGCGATGTGGAAGGTCGCCCTGGCGGGTACCCGCAGTGGCGGTGGTGCGCGGGTGCAGTGGCGCTATTTCGGCCTGGTGGGCGGGGTGTCGACGCTGGGCATCTTCCTGCTGGGCTTCTTCACCGATGTCGAGCGGATCAGTTTCCATTGGCCGCTGCCGGGCTACCTGGCGCTGCTGGTGGCCGTGCCGGTGGTCCTCAACGGCTGGCCGCGCTGGCTGCGCCGTACCGGCTGGTGGCTGGCGGCTGCAGGCACCGTGCTGGCCTTTGGCTACTACCTGATGGCGTCCACGCCGGCGCTGCGCGAGCAGATGGCTGGCAGCAAGTATTACCCGCGCAACTTTGCCGGCTGGCAGCCACTGGCCGTAGCGGTGCGCGACGAACTGCGGCAGATGCCGCCGGGCACGCGTGTCCTGGCGGGCAACTTCAAGGTCGGTGCCGAGCTGGGCTTCCAGCTGGGCAATGGTGATATCGAGGTGTTGCCGCATCCGCTCAACGACAAGCATGGGCGGACCGCTCAGCTGGCGCAGTGGGGCCTGCTGCACGAGGGCCCGCGCAGCGCGCCGATGCTGCTGGTGTTGTCACCCAGCGACCAGCGCTACCGCGATCTGCTGGCGCGCTATCACGCCATCTGCGAGCAGGTGGGGCCGCTGCCGGCGCCGCGCGTGGTCAGCAGCGATCATGGTTTCCAGCGGTTCCTGCTGTTCCGGCTGCCGGTGCAGCGCGCGCAGGGGTCATGCGTGACGCCGGCGATGGCCTGGCTGGATGCGCCGTCCAACGGTGAAACGGTCTCCGGAACACTCGCCATCAAGGGCTGGGCATTCAAGGATGGCGTCGGGTTGGCGCGCATCGAAGTGCTGGTCGACGGCCGTCCGATCGGTGATGCCCGTTACGGGCGCGTGTTCGACATCCGCCAGGCCTGGCCGGACAGTACCGACCCGCAGCATCCGGCGGTGGGCTTCGACGCATCGCTGGATACCACCACGCTGGCGCCTGGGCGGCATTGGCTTGGCCTGCGCCTGCACGGGCGCGACGGCAGCGTCGAGGCGTGGCAGGAGCAGCCGTTCGAGGTTCGGTGAGGCCCTCTGGTCCTGTAGAGCCGAGCCGATGCTCGACTGCTTCTGATTCAGATGGCAGGCAGCCTCGAAAAAAGGCAGCCGAGCATGGGCTCGGCTCTACAGTTCAGGGCACCGCGTACCCGGCCTGGCGCAGCAGTCCGCACAGCGCGATCAGTGGCAGGCCGACCAGCGCGGTCGGGTCGCGGTTGTCGATTGCCTCGAACAGGCTGATGCCCAGGCCCTCGCACTTGAAGCTGCCGGCGCAGTCCAGTGGCTGCTCGGCGGCGACGTAGCGGGCGATTTCCTGCGGGCCCAGCACGCGGAAGCGCACTTCGGTCAGATCCAGGGTGGCGAG
The sequence above is a segment of the Stenotrophomonas maltophilia genome. Coding sequences within it:
- a CDS encoding glycosyltransferase family 39 protein; protein product: MQGEQRARTIFLWLWTLITAAKLVVAARLPLFVDEAFYWQEGQHLAAAYSDLPGLTAWLARLGVEIGGHHVLALRLPFLAIGALLPLLVVRIATRWFGNVAGWQAGSLTLLMPLSATLGLLAVPDVPMALAAVICLHAGARLLHSVDASSAMKLALGLLIGALSHYRFIGVIGVGFIALLALPQGRRMLADPRVWVALAVGVLAWLPLLAWNADNHDAGLKFQVVERHPWTFEWEGLWFLVIQPMLVTPILCIAMWKVALAGTRSGGGARVQWRYFGLVGGVSTLGIFLLGFFTDVERISFHWPLPGYLALLVAVPVVLNGWPRWLRRTGWWLAAAGTVLAFGYYLMASTPALREQMAGSKYYPRNFAGWQPLAVAVRDELRQMPPGTRVLAGNFKVGAELGFQLGNGDIEVLPHPLNDKHGRTAQLAQWGLLHEGPRSAPMLLVLSPSDQRYRDLLARYHAICEQVGPLPAPRVVSSDHGFQRFLLFRLPVQRAQGSCVTPAMAWLDAPSNGETVSGTLAIKGWAFKDGVGLARIEVLVDGRPIGDARYGRVFDIRQAWPDSTDPQHPAVGFDASLDTTTLAPGRHWLGLRLHGRDGSVEAWQEQPFEVR